Genomic DNA from Mycobacteriales bacterium:
GTTCGGCTGCGCGCTGACCGGGACATTGGAGTAGCGGACGAGGTCCTCGGCGACGGCGAGCATCCGCTGCGGGCCGATCGTGCAGTTGGTGCCGATCATCGCGACCGGCAGTTCGCTCAGCACCCGGGCGACCTCGCGCGGTGTCTCGCCGCCGAGGGTGTGCGCGTCGTCGGCGAACGTCGCCTGCGCGATCAGCGGCAGGTTGCACACCGAGGACGCGACGCTCACCGCCTCTACCAGCTCGTCCAGGTAGCCGAACGTCTCGAGGACCAGCAGGTCCGGTCCCGCCGCGGACAGTGCCAGGATCTGCTCGCGAAGCACTTCCATCCGTTCGGACGACCCGACGCCCCGCCGTTGGATGGCGGTCACCGCCGGGGACACCGAACCCGCGACCAGCACCGGCCGCCCGGCCCGCGCGACCGCCGCCCGGGCCAGCCGTACCCCGGTCCGGTTGATCTCCTCGACCTTGTCGGGGAAGCCGTGATCACCGAGCCACAGGCGGTTGGCGCCGAACGTGTTGGCCTGGATGATGTC
This window encodes:
- a CDS encoding homocysteine S-methyltransferase family protein; this encodes MSAAGAGTAALLLSSGRVLVCDGAMGTMLHAAGAALDRSLPELNLSDPGLVETIHDSYLSAGADIIQANTFGANRLWLGDHGFPDKVEEINRTGVRLARAAVARAGRPVLVAGSVSPAVTAIQRRGVGSSERMEVLREQILALSAAGPDLLVLETFGYLDELVEAVSVASSVCNLPLIAQATFADDAHTLGGETPREVARVLSELPVAMIGTNCTIGPQRMLAVAEDLVRYSNVPVSAQPN